The Virgibacillus dokdonensis genome includes a window with the following:
- a CDS encoding Hsp20/alpha crystallin family protein, protein MKPIKRWNRDDQPLRKFKSELDGMFERFFDDPFFSNNSLWNRQQGGSFACNIREKKDKYIVEAEIPGIDPSDIEVEIEDNMVTIKGEKRQQIETEDNDTEMRVVEHSYGSFQRSFTLPDNVNTDKVSADHKNGMLYLHIPKTKESKKRRIKINGQ, encoded by the coding sequence ATGAAACCAATAAAACGATGGAACAGAGATGACCAACCATTACGCAAATTCAAAAGTGAACTTGATGGAATGTTTGAACGCTTTTTTGATGATCCATTTTTCTCCAACAACAGTTTATGGAATAGACAACAAGGTGGATCATTCGCTTGCAATATTCGTGAAAAGAAAGATAAATATATTGTAGAAGCTGAAATCCCTGGTATAGATCCATCCGATATAGAGGTTGAGATTGAAGACAACATGGTTACGATTAAAGGGGAGAAAAGGCAACAAATAGAAACAGAAGACAATGATACAGAAATGCGAGTTGTGGAGCATAGTTATGGATCATTTCAACGCTCTTTCACACTACCAGATAATGTGAATACGGATAAAGTCAGCGCCGATCATAAAAATGGCATGCTATACCTTCACATTCCAAAAACGAAAGAAAGCAAAAAACGTCGTATTAAAATTAATGGGCAATAA
- a CDS encoding EAL domain-containing protein, producing the protein MDPLDIMMKLDQIVPYFDPIISAENQFIIGYETIPYFQDEEKELHNLLWFFKDKSIPSDFRLELTHTVLQKVLDKYMATDKTQLLFIHYDAKLLLKDNGDSMLSILQTYEEQGLALNKLVLQFTEAFVSEHIASLKHLFAYIQTFGIQIAIDDVGEKNGNLDKLALIKPNIVKVDVSFLREDDLPQLYQDVHHLLSMLSRKIGAALLFKGITSFHQLNYAWRNGSRYYQGEYLEKTQPSFIPIDSCKEKVKKDFLHFINYERKKMKAQLELTEKINTQIAKTLKTIDPHAPYDETILAVASDCNDYSFRVYICNEAGFQLSANAEKGADGIWCLQPEGRQKNWSWRPYFFENIARMSMEKKGILSDLYTDIERDERIRTYSYPITSDRFIFIDIPYDFLFEQEGLL; encoded by the coding sequence ATGGACCCACTAGATATCATGATGAAGCTTGATCAGATCGTTCCATACTTCGATCCGATTATAAGTGCAGAGAATCAATTCATTATTGGGTATGAAACGATTCCCTATTTTCAAGACGAGGAAAAGGAATTACATAATCTCCTTTGGTTTTTCAAAGACAAAAGCATTCCGAGTGACTTTAGGCTAGAGCTTACGCATACAGTATTACAAAAAGTGTTAGATAAATATATGGCGACAGATAAGACACAACTGCTATTTATTCATTACGATGCAAAACTGTTACTGAAAGATAACGGGGACAGTATGCTATCTATTTTACAAACCTATGAAGAACAAGGATTAGCTTTAAATAAACTTGTGCTACAATTTACGGAAGCCTTTGTTAGTGAACATATTGCTTCCCTTAAGCATTTATTTGCATACATTCAAACATTCGGCATTCAAATCGCTATTGATGATGTAGGAGAAAAAAACGGAAACTTAGATAAGTTAGCTTTAATTAAGCCTAACATTGTCAAAGTCGATGTTTCATTTTTACGAGAAGACGATCTGCCTCAATTGTATCAGGATGTTCATCACTTACTTTCTATGCTTTCGCGCAAAATTGGTGCTGCGCTATTATTTAAAGGTATTACTTCTTTTCACCAGCTAAACTACGCGTGGAGAAACGGTAGTCGCTATTATCAAGGAGAGTATTTAGAAAAAACACAGCCAAGCTTTATTCCAATTGACAGTTGCAAAGAAAAGGTCAAAAAAGACTTTCTTCATTTCATCAATTACGAACGAAAAAAAATGAAAGCACAACTAGAATTAACGGAAAAAATAAATACGCAAATAGCTAAAACATTAAAGACAATTGATCCTCATGCCCCTTATGATGAAACGATTCTTGCTGTTGCGAGCGATTGTAATGATTACAGTTTCCGAGTTTATATTTGTAATGAGGCTGGATTTCAGCTATCTGCAAATGCGGAAAAAGGCGCAGATGGTATATGGTGTCTACAACCAGAAGGAAGGCAAAAAAATTGGAGTTGGCGACCTTATTTCTTTGAAAATATTGCCCGCATGAGTATGGAAAAGAAAGGGATATTATCTGATTTATATACAGATATTGAACGCGATGAACGTATTCGGACATACTCTTACCCTATTACTTCAGACCGTTTTATTTTCATTGACATCCCTTATGATTTTCTCTTTGAACAGGAAGGTCTCCTATAA
- the cudC gene encoding choline uptake/conversion transcriptional regulator CudC produces MANSHDEMAKEKLEEAKGYVIETIAETMDVYGVTPAAGKLYATMYFKEQMNLDEMREELGMSKPSMSTSVRKLQENEMVKKKFQKGSRKHTYAAEKDFFHSFMSYYCQLWDREAKMNMEAIKQAEFTLDQIFEDENVSRELMEEAREIYDQLEQSKIYYRWLERLVASIRSEEIYEFLPKKP; encoded by the coding sequence ATGGCGAATTCACATGATGAAATGGCGAAAGAAAAGCTTGAAGAAGCAAAAGGCTACGTTATTGAAACCATCGCAGAAACAATGGACGTATACGGTGTAACTCCGGCTGCGGGTAAGCTTTATGCAACGATGTATTTTAAAGAGCAAATGAATCTTGATGAAATGCGAGAAGAATTGGGAATGAGTAAACCCAGTATGAGTACGAGTGTTAGGAAACTACAAGAAAACGAGATGGTAAAGAAAAAGTTTCAAAAAGGCTCACGTAAACATACGTATGCAGCAGAAAAAGATTTTTTCCATTCTTTTATGTCCTATTATTGTCAACTATGGGATCGTGAAGCAAAGATGAATATGGAAGCGATTAAGCAGGCCGAATTTACTTTAGATCAAATTTTTGAAGATGAGAATGTGTCGAGGGAATTGATGGAGGAAGCACGAGAAATCTATGATCAGCTTGAGCAATCTAAAATATATTATCGTTGGCTTGAGCGTTTAGTTGCTAGTATACGATCAGAAGAGATCTACGAGTTCTTGCCAAAAAAGCCATAA
- the betB gene encoding betaine-aldehyde dehydrogenase — translation MNFKQNFINGEWLPSHTGNTRDIINPFNQEVVAQATESDETDTISAIAAAREAFDEGEWCRTSATERAKKLHTITALIEQDKEELAKLETLDTGKTIEESRSDMEDIAGVFRFYAELTDKHGGELINSPVPNTISKVVYEPVGVCGQITPWNYPLLQASWKLAPALAAGNTLIMKPSEITPLTTVKLFELMEEAKLPKGVVNLVLGKGDTVGAELSANHDIDLISFTGGMNTGKKIMQSASSNVKKLALELGGKNPNIIFADADFDIAVDQALHAVFFHAGQICSAGTRLIIEEKIHDAFVQALVERVKNITLGNGFDASTQMGPLISKTHLNKVIQYVEDGKKEGATVAVGGQQPDNPNLQHGFFYLPTVLTNCTSNMRVVQDEGFGPVITVETFTTEQEAIQLANDSIYGLSGGVWTKDIAKAERCVSKMRMGTVWINDYNVYFPHAPWGGFKQSGIGRELGKAGLEEYQEVKHVYHNLQPDALNWF, via the coding sequence TTGAATTTTAAGCAAAACTTTATTAACGGTGAATGGTTACCTTCTCATACAGGTAACACACGAGATATTATAAACCCATTTAACCAAGAGGTCGTTGCTCAAGCGACAGAAAGTGATGAAACAGATACAATATCTGCGATTGCTGCTGCAAGAGAAGCATTTGATGAAGGTGAATGGTGCAGAACATCTGCCACAGAACGCGCTAAAAAATTACATACCATTACAGCGCTCATCGAACAGGATAAAGAAGAGCTAGCTAAACTGGAAACGCTTGATACAGGTAAGACCATCGAAGAAAGCCGTAGCGATATGGAAGATATTGCGGGAGTATTCCGTTTTTATGCAGAATTAACTGATAAACATGGTGGCGAATTGATCAACTCCCCCGTCCCAAACACCATTAGCAAAGTAGTCTATGAACCTGTAGGTGTATGTGGCCAAATCACTCCATGGAATTATCCATTATTACAAGCATCTTGGAAGTTAGCACCAGCATTAGCTGCTGGAAATACATTAATCATGAAACCAAGCGAAATTACACCATTAACAACTGTAAAACTTTTTGAATTAATGGAAGAAGCTAAGCTACCAAAAGGTGTGGTCAACCTCGTATTAGGAAAAGGAGATACGGTTGGGGCAGAACTTTCTGCTAATCACGATATTGACTTGATATCATTTACAGGAGGTATGAACACCGGGAAAAAAATCATGCAATCAGCCAGTTCCAACGTAAAAAAACTAGCGCTTGAACTAGGCGGAAAAAACCCGAATATTATTTTTGCCGATGCTGATTTCGATATAGCGGTTGACCAAGCTCTACATGCCGTCTTCTTTCATGCTGGGCAAATTTGTTCAGCTGGTACACGACTGATTATTGAAGAAAAGATACATGATGCATTTGTTCAAGCTTTAGTTGAACGAGTGAAAAACATTACGTTGGGGAATGGATTTGACGCCTCTACGCAAATGGGACCGCTTATTTCTAAAACGCATTTAAATAAAGTCATTCAATACGTTGAAGACGGAAAAAAAGAAGGAGCTACCGTAGCAGTAGGAGGACAACAACCTGACAATCCAAATTTACAACATGGATTCTTTTACTTACCTACTGTACTTACCAATTGCACATCAAATATGCGTGTTGTTCAAGATGAAGGTTTCGGTCCTGTCATTACAGTAGAAACATTTACCACAGAACAAGAAGCCATTCAATTAGCAAATGATTCTATTTATGGGCTATCTGGCGGTGTGTGGACAAAAGATATAGCCAAAGCAGAACGCTGTGTTTCTAAAATGCGAATGGGTACAGTTTGGATCAATGACTACAATGTTTATTTTCCACATGCCCCGTGGGGTGGTTTTAAACAATCTGGAATTGGCAGAGAACTTGGCAAAGCAGGACTAGAAGAGTATCAAGAAGTGAAGCATGTCTATCATAATTTACAGCCTGATGCGTTGAACTGGTTTTAG
- a CDS encoding LuxR C-terminal-related transcriptional regulator, translated as MIKVLLVDREGISSEGLRLIIEREREMKWVGTYFQKEEVIHAVQEKQPDIVVFHINQSHHTVIELTKEIKSISKQIKIIYILSFIEPTFITNSIKAGVEGYFLSHSDHTNFVSMIKNIYHNHYVITEDIAVTILQQFQKGDEKQRLHAKLLEKEIDLTWRELDIAFLIYQRKKNKEIAQSLHLKEKTVRDYVSIIYKKLGVNKRLLVINLLENLIAEEPEDNFQ; from the coding sequence ATGATAAAAGTATTACTCGTAGATCGTGAAGGGATATCTAGTGAAGGATTACGTTTAATTATTGAAAGAGAAAGGGAGATGAAGTGGGTAGGAACATATTTTCAAAAAGAAGAAGTTATTCATGCTGTCCAAGAAAAACAACCAGACATTGTTGTCTTTCATATCAATCAATCGCATCATACAGTGATAGAATTAACGAAAGAGATAAAAAGTATATCGAAGCAAATTAAAATTATTTACATTTTGTCATTTATTGAGCCCACCTTTATTACAAACAGTATAAAAGCCGGGGTAGAAGGCTATTTCTTAAGCCACTCTGATCATACCAACTTCGTATCTATGATAAAAAATATTTACCATAATCATTACGTTATTACGGAAGACATTGCAGTAACCATTTTACAACAATTTCAAAAAGGAGATGAAAAACAACGTCTACACGCCAAGCTTTTAGAAAAAGAAATTGATTTAACATGGAGGGAACTCGACATCGCCTTCCTCATCTATCAACGTAAAAAAAATAAAGAAATTGCCCAATCACTACATTTGAAAGAGAAAACAGTTCGCGATTACGTCAGCATCATTTATAAAAAATTAGGAGTAAATAAACGGTTACTTGTCATTAACCTTTTAGAAAATTTAATAGCAGAAGAACCAGAGGACAATTTCCAATAA
- a CDS encoding glycine betaine ABC transporter substrate-binding protein — translation MSFMKSKLVILGFIMVCIVLLAACGEESNSKSEAGQATGEKGTIEMAQISWAENIAVSNMWKVILEEQGYKVNLNLLDMGTIMKALAENELDVNLEVWLPVQDQAYLQEYKDDVFFSEEPWYDNAKVGLVVPKYLEEINSVEDLHAHKEMFEGEITGFDAGAGTMEVTEKLIKEYDLDYELIPSSEPAMITEIAQAIKNEEPIVAPLWNPHRVFSQYDLKYLKDPKEVYGEVEKIYHATRKDFKEDFPSVDEWFKNWKMDDASIGELMTYVNEAEEPIDGAKKWVADNQELVNKWVEWE, via the coding sequence ATGAGCTTTATGAAGAGCAAATTAGTCATTTTGGGTTTCATTATGGTGTGCATTGTTTTATTGGCAGCATGTGGGGAAGAATCCAACTCGAAAAGTGAAGCGGGGCAGGCTACAGGAGAAAAGGGTACGATTGAAATGGCACAGATTAGTTGGGCAGAAAATATTGCTGTTTCAAATATGTGGAAAGTTATTTTAGAAGAACAAGGCTATAAAGTAAATTTAAATTTACTAGACATGGGAACGATTATGAAGGCACTTGCTGAAAACGAATTGGATGTTAACTTAGAAGTATGGCTCCCGGTGCAAGATCAAGCATATTTACAAGAATATAAAGATGATGTTTTCTTTTCTGAAGAGCCGTGGTATGATAACGCGAAAGTCGGACTGGTTGTGCCTAAATACTTAGAAGAAATTAATAGTGTGGAAGATTTACATGCGCATAAAGAGATGTTCGAGGGGGAAATAACTGGTTTTGATGCTGGCGCAGGAACAATGGAAGTGACGGAAAAACTAATAAAAGAATATGATTTGGATTATGAATTAATTCCTAGCTCAGAACCAGCTATGATTACCGAGATCGCACAAGCTATAAAAAATGAGGAGCCAATCGTTGCTCCACTTTGGAATCCACATCGCGTATTCTCCCAATATGATTTGAAGTATCTTAAAGATCCGAAAGAGGTATATGGGGAAGTAGAAAAAATATATCATGCAACAAGGAAAGACTTTAAAGAAGATTTTCCTAGTGTAGATGAATGGTTCAAAAATTGGAAAATGGACGATGCATCCATTGGAGAACTAATGACGTATGTGAATGAAGCGGAAGAGCCGATTGATGGAGCGAAAAAATGGGTTGCAGATAACCAGGAATTAGTTAATAAGTGGGTGGAATGGGAGTAA
- a CDS encoding iron-containing alcohol dehydrogenase: MSLNMKLEHMYKLHTFEIPTTIKHGIDSIQSIGNEVKQLGVSKALLVTDPGIYEAGVTQPVEKHLKKAGIEVVIFNKVEPNPPVRLIAEGSKLYREKGCNGLVAVGGGSSMDTAKGIGVEATHQGSVLEYEAAEGKKPLENRIPPLTTIPTTAGTGSEVTQWAVITDEKRAFKFNTGGPLIAAHLTIIDPKLHVSMPSHVTAMTGIDALAHAIECFTMHFAQPITDAVALLAMEYVGKYIRRAYADGGDLEARYGMAQAAMLAGLSYGSESAGAAHAMSQTLGGILPVAHGQCVAAMLGPVMEYNWKGHPHKFARIAQALGIDTFHMTTEEAAKAAVNEIYQLVKDLDIPTLEEQGVSPNMIERLSKEAIKDPQTIGNPRDLTEKDYQWIYKRCFDLVAKTL, translated from the coding sequence ATGAGCTTAAATATGAAATTAGAGCATATGTATAAATTACATACATTTGAAATACCAACTACGATAAAGCATGGCATTGATTCCATTCAATCAATTGGAAATGAAGTAAAACAGCTCGGTGTATCAAAAGCCCTTTTAGTAACTGACCCAGGTATCTATGAAGCTGGTGTAACACAGCCTGTGGAAAAGCACTTAAAAAAAGCGGGGATAGAAGTTGTTATCTTTAATAAAGTTGAGCCAAACCCACCCGTTCGTTTGATTGCAGAAGGCTCTAAGTTATATAGAGAAAAAGGCTGTAATGGACTTGTTGCTGTTGGTGGCGGAAGTTCTATGGACACGGCAAAAGGCATTGGTGTGGAAGCTACACATCAAGGCAGTGTCTTAGAATATGAAGCTGCGGAAGGAAAAAAGCCCTTAGAAAATCGCATTCCACCTTTAACAACCATTCCAACTACAGCGGGGACTGGTTCTGAAGTAACACAATGGGCAGTTATTACAGATGAAAAACGTGCATTTAAATTTAATACGGGTGGCCCATTAATTGCTGCTCACTTAACAATAATTGACCCTAAACTGCATGTATCCATGCCTTCACACGTTACGGCAATGACTGGTATTGATGCTTTAGCCCATGCGATAGAATGTTTTACCATGCATTTTGCCCAGCCTATTACAGATGCGGTTGCATTATTGGCAATGGAATACGTTGGAAAATACATACGTCGCGCTTATGCTGACGGAGGTGATCTTGAAGCACGCTATGGTATGGCTCAAGCTGCTATGCTTGCTGGTTTATCTTACGGTAGTGAATCAGCTGGAGCCGCTCATGCCATGTCCCAGACATTAGGTGGTATTCTTCCAGTTGCCCATGGTCAATGTGTTGCCGCTATGCTCGGTCCAGTAATGGAATACAATTGGAAAGGTCATCCTCATAAATTTGCAAGAATAGCCCAAGCATTAGGTATTGACACATTTCATATGACGACAGAAGAGGCTGCCAAAGCAGCTGTAAACGAAATTTATCAGCTTGTAAAAGACTTAGATATCCCGACATTGGAAGAACAGGGTGTTTCTCCAAATATGATAGAGCGATTATCAAAAGAAGCGATAAAAGATCCACAAACGATAGGTAACCCACGTGACCTAACAGAAAAAGACTACCAATGGATTTATAAACGTTGCTTCGATTTAGTAGCAAAAACACTGTAA